The Arachis hypogaea cultivar Tifrunner chromosome 16, arahy.Tifrunner.gnm2.J5K5, whole genome shotgun sequence genome contains a region encoding:
- the LOC112758109 gene encoding peptidyl-prolyl cis-trans isomerase, chloroplastic-like: protein MASSFSMQLIHTHNRLSWFRHIQGNYSQDMAKVLRPSMVGSSSGLQLGHSKGLASRSHYALRFSVLQQSDPKSIRYRTMICVNATENNGCCCDSKGMLH from the exons ATGGCCTCTTCATTTTCAATGCAGTTGATCCATACCCACAACCGTCTTTCATGGTTTCGCCATATCCAG GGTAATTATAGCCAAGATATGGCCAAGGTTCTTAGGCCTAGTATGGTAGGTAGCAGTAGCGGATTACAGCTTGGTCATAGCAAAGGATTGGCATCAAGATCACATTATGCCCTAAGGTTTTCTGTTTTGCAACAATCCGATCCAAAATCGATCAGATATAGGACCATGATCTGTGTCAATGCTACAGAAAACAAT GGCTGCTGTTGCGATTCCAAAGGGAtgctgcattaa
- the LOC140180005 gene encoding uncharacterized protein, which yields MASRPFSQWGINLLGPFPIGPGQVKYVIVAIDYYTKWVEAEQMASIISANYRKFMWRQVISRFGIPETVISKNWTQFVDKKFREFLTGLGVKQRFSTTLQSSTGETLFRLTYGVDAVIPVEVGEPSPRLLLGRVKEAVEKDLVDETREMAHLSETALKQRIALRSNARVLRKSFEPNDLVLRRNDVGLPSPGKGKLATNWEGPYRVKEVVGNRAYKLERLDGKEVPQTWNVENLTRFYP from the exons ATGGCCTCTCGGCCTTTCAGCCAGTGGGGGATTAACCTCTTGGGACCTTTCCCGATAGGCCCTGGACAGGTTAAATACGTGATTGTGGCCATTGATTACTACACAAAGTGGGTCGAAGCGGAGCAAATGGCCAGCATTATATCAGCAAACTACCGTAAGTTCATGTGGAGACAGGTAATTTCCAGATTTGGAATCCCAGAGACCGTGATATCGAAAAACTGGACGCAATTTGTGGACAAGAAATTTAGGGAGTTCCTCACAGGCCTAGGGGTAAAACAGAGGTTCTC AACAACACTTCAATCCTCCACCGGGGAAACCCTTTTTCGACTTACCTACGGGGTTGATGCAGTGATCCCTGTGGAGGTCGGGGAGCCAAGTCCACGACTACTCCTGGGTAGAGTTAAGGAGGCTGTAGAAAAGGACCTGGTCGACGAAACCAGAGAAATGGCGCACTTGTCAGAGACGGCGCTGAAGCAAAGAATAGCACTTCGTTCCAACGCCAGAGTGCTAAGGAAAAGTTTCGAGCCAAATGACCTGGTCCTACGACGCAACGACGTAGGCCTCCCCAGCCCCGGGAAAGGGAAGCTGGCGACTAATTGGGAAGGCCCATACAGAGTGAAGGAAGTGGTCGGCAACAGGGCTTACAAGCTGGAACGCCTAGATGGGAAAGAGGTACCCCAAACATGGAACGTGGAAAACTTGACAAGGTTCTACCCTTAG